A stretch of the Deltaproteobacteria bacterium genome encodes the following:
- a CDS encoding PQQ-binding-like beta-propeller repeat protein, with product MNSQLVLLVAWFSTGIYFAETPSALANPGSKQQSSTKAEAEKEISKLNSAVRSERAAAARAIGKIGGSEAIGPLLKVFADVSRDVHNRLNVQADPKLIPFLIAAADHQDSLIQEAAVNSLGEIGDFAAVAPLMRILKANQHPPWWVAASLAKIKDPRSAEAIAVEIRTRSRPVEFWFAILRDLGPVSYNTLIKFLKNENAEVRRQAALTLLGSSFQQKVNPELIEHLTRYLRTEKVSVLKPGEYLGILLRIGDPAYAEFLPNYFVLTNGAVEESWLHTLWASPFHASFVKNLIDLHSHQNEFVRTGALSSLKGRWILQSTDRMIRDSDVIAVIEITGSDPEVWRAKTVRQLRATDAEPILILRNVPSEAIKNSEMKGSYLAFLKKHGTFHIPYGAPGWRNSLLEIESKRVTWPDAHSVAKNARDLDSISSEIAMVLGKPEKPKAVQYDFKQSWDISLGDAVSGTPIRTDLSVIVPVSGGRVQARSVANGKLIWKSDRGGIAGTSNHLNVFVTGSKSVSALDLKTGKENWRFEPKIPGVFPSAAILDGSNLYVALIDSSRDFKDMQRPANLRMLPAIGQEPRHFFFSLDPATGKEKWRLEMRVDSISFNETHIFTTGDYKASAISKADRKVDWSVPLSTSGAEPIHSYKNAVSFASKGLSSESGAVLWESQSHSYGYRPVLADGTLYTSLSRSETEHAMAALDPLTGDLRWRFQLPSAIRGGAAVTDDSVYFTAWDNSLYVLDRKSGDLKAQFPIHLDQSDPIPIITKECILLAFKNSLTCIGRGSF from the coding sequence ATGAATTCTCAATTGGTTTTGCTAGTTGCTTGGTTTAGTACGGGGATTTATTTCGCTGAAACCCCCAGCGCGCTCGCTAACCCCGGCTCAAAGCAGCAATCCTCTACGAAGGCAGAGGCTGAAAAAGAAATCTCTAAACTGAATAGCGCTGTCCGTTCTGAGCGAGCCGCGGCCGCGCGCGCCATAGGAAAAATCGGAGGCTCAGAAGCTATCGGCCCGCTCTTGAAAGTATTTGCCGACGTGTCTCGCGATGTGCACAATCGGCTCAATGTACAGGCCGATCCAAAACTCATCCCTTTTTTAATAGCAGCGGCTGATCACCAGGACAGCTTGATTCAAGAAGCTGCGGTTAACTCTTTAGGAGAGATCGGCGACTTCGCCGCGGTCGCCCCTCTAATGCGGATCTTGAAAGCGAATCAACATCCGCCGTGGTGGGTCGCTGCTTCCCTAGCTAAAATAAAGGACCCCCGATCGGCCGAGGCGATTGCAGTCGAAATAAGAACACGCAGCAGACCCGTCGAATTCTGGTTCGCGATTTTGCGCGATCTCGGTCCGGTTTCGTACAATACTCTCATCAAGTTTCTCAAAAATGAGAACGCTGAAGTTCGTCGTCAGGCAGCCCTCACTCTGCTTGGGTCCTCCTTTCAGCAGAAAGTGAATCCCGAACTTATTGAGCATCTCACTCGCTATCTGCGAACAGAGAAAGTTAGCGTTCTGAAACCGGGCGAGTATCTCGGAATTCTTTTGCGAATTGGTGATCCTGCCTATGCGGAGTTCCTGCCAAACTATTTCGTCCTCACAAATGGTGCGGTTGAAGAATCGTGGCTGCATACTCTATGGGCATCGCCATTTCATGCAAGTTTTGTAAAAAACCTTATCGATTTACATTCACACCAAAACGAGTTCGTTCGGACCGGCGCACTGAGTTCGCTCAAGGGCAGGTGGATTCTGCAATCGACCGATCGAATGATTCGTGACTCAGACGTGATAGCAGTCATTGAAATTACCGGTAGCGATCCCGAAGTTTGGCGTGCGAAGACGGTGCGTCAACTCAGGGCCACCGATGCCGAACCAATTCTTATACTCAGAAACGTTCCGTCTGAAGCGATCAAAAATTCAGAGATGAAGGGTAGCTACCTCGCGTTCTTGAAAAAACACGGCACCTTCCACATCCCCTACGGTGCACCTGGCTGGCGCAACTCCCTCCTCGAAATTGAATCAAAGCGTGTGACCTGGCCAGACGCCCATTCGGTAGCTAAAAATGCACGCGATCTAGACTCGATTTCGAGCGAGATTGCGATGGTCCTAGGTAAACCGGAAAAACCGAAAGCAGTCCAGTACGACTTCAAGCAAAGCTGGGACATCTCGCTGGGCGACGCGGTTTCCGGAACACCGATCCGCACCGATTTAAGTGTGATTGTGCCGGTCTCCGGCGGTCGCGTGCAAGCGAGAAGCGTCGCGAATGGCAAGCTGATTTGGAAGAGCGATCGTGGCGGGATCGCAGGAACTTCAAATCACCTTAACGTTTTCGTAACGGGATCAAAATCCGTTTCAGCGCTCGACTTAAAAACAGGAAAAGAAAATTGGCGATTCGAACCGAAAATTCCCGGCGTCTTTCCTTCAGCAGCGATTTTAGACGGTTCGAACTTATATGTAGCTCTTATCGATTCGTCCCGAGACTTCAAAGATATGCAGCGACCCGCAAATCTAAGAATGTTGCCCGCGATCGGACAAGAGCCGCGCCATTTCTTTTTTTCTCTCGACCCCGCCACCGGGAAAGAGAAGTGGCGGCTAGAAATGCGAGTCGATTCGATTTCGTTTAATGAAACACACATTTTTACCACCGGCGATTACAAAGCGTCGGCGATTTCAAAAGCCGACCGAAAGGTCGACTGGTCCGTGCCACTTTCGACGAGCGGAGCGGAGCCGATACATAGCTATAAAAACGCGGTGTCGTTTGCTTCGAAAGGTCTTTCGAGCGAAAGCGGCGCAGTCTTATGGGAGTCGCAGTCGCACTCGTACGGATATCGCCCCGTCCTCGCAGACGGTACGCTGTATACATCGCTTTCTCGATCGGAAACTGAGCACGCAATGGCAGCGCTAGATCCACTGACTGGCGATCTCCGCTGGCGGTTCCAATTGCCGTCGGCCATCCGCGGTGGCGCCGCCGTGACTGATGACAGCGTGTATTTCACGGCGTGGGACAACAGTTTGTACGTCCTTGATCGCAAAAGCGGCGACCTGAAAGCACAATTCCCGATTCATCTAGATCAATCGGACCCAATTCCGATCATCACGAAAGAGTGTATCCTCTTAGCTTTCAAAAACAGTCTGACCTGTATAGGCCGCGGTTCATTTTAA
- a CDS encoding YdiU family protein, with protein MAKENFFMVTTLDDLAKLARYSFVETLNCDPEAKPNGADHSPREVYSGHYVTVNPTPIKDPEYVCHSRNLFRELGFAEELAQSADFVRIFSGDLSHVPQPMRKRGWACGYALSIYGREYYQQCPFQTGNGYGDGRAVSVFEAIINGRPWEMQLKGGGATPYCRGADGRAVLRSSVREFLAQEHMHALRVPTSRSLSLYVSKTEKVKRPWYSQNSASENPDILTAEAVAITTRVASSFIRIGQLELFGRRARKNEHPKAMDELEKIVLFLIDREYGEVIDKKLATPEKVLCLARKFMDRLTSLVTNWIRVGYCQGNFNSDNCAAGGFTLDYGPFGFCDVFDPEFQPWIGGGHHYSFLNQPLAAERNFHMFCTALLPLLVSHQDCQRQLVEIQETFATVMQDKLKKMWAAKLGLTNFEPELFGELEMLMAQTPVDYIIFFRELSMLPEEIGPLKKSFYNKNDTERMNSRWSNWFTKWRVLIDSSPISSHDLLSAQMKLVNPKYILREWFLVPAYQQAAEGNYSLIRELNEVMTDPYAEQSVDVEKKYYKLKPTELFNVGGVSHFSCSS; from the coding sequence ATGGCAAAGGAAAACTTCTTTATGGTCACGACGCTCGACGATCTTGCAAAGTTAGCACGCTACTCTTTTGTTGAGACTCTCAACTGTGATCCCGAAGCGAAGCCCAACGGAGCCGATCATTCACCAAGAGAAGTTTATTCCGGGCACTATGTAACTGTGAATCCGACGCCAATAAAAGACCCTGAATACGTCTGTCACAGCCGAAATCTGTTTCGTGAACTTGGCTTCGCTGAAGAACTGGCACAGTCAGCGGACTTTGTCAGGATATTCTCTGGAGACCTCTCGCACGTTCCACAGCCGATGCGAAAACGCGGTTGGGCCTGCGGCTATGCTCTTTCCATTTACGGCAGGGAATATTACCAGCAGTGCCCTTTCCAAACCGGCAACGGCTACGGCGATGGTCGCGCGGTTTCCGTGTTCGAGGCCATCATCAACGGCCGCCCTTGGGAAATGCAGCTCAAAGGCGGCGGTGCTACACCGTACTGTCGAGGTGCTGACGGGCGGGCGGTTCTGCGCTCGAGCGTGAGAGAATTTCTGGCACAAGAACACATGCACGCACTTAGAGTACCAACCTCACGATCTTTAAGTTTATATGTTTCCAAAACTGAGAAAGTAAAACGACCTTGGTATTCTCAGAATTCGGCCTCAGAGAATCCCGACATCCTGACAGCGGAAGCCGTTGCGATTACGACAAGGGTCGCTTCGTCGTTTATCCGGATTGGTCAGCTTGAGCTTTTTGGTCGCCGTGCCCGGAAGAATGAACACCCAAAAGCAATGGATGAGCTCGAGAAAATAGTTTTGTTCTTAATCGATCGAGAGTACGGCGAAGTTATTGATAAGAAACTCGCTACTCCCGAAAAAGTTTTATGTCTGGCGCGCAAGTTCATGGATCGGCTCACGTCGCTAGTGACGAACTGGATTCGAGTCGGCTACTGCCAGGGTAACTTTAATAGCGACAACTGCGCCGCCGGTGGCTTTACTCTCGATTATGGTCCGTTTGGCTTTTGTGATGTGTTTGATCCGGAATTTCAGCCATGGATCGGCGGCGGACATCACTATTCGTTTTTGAACCAACCGCTGGCAGCCGAGCGAAATTTTCACATGTTTTGCACTGCACTTCTGCCACTCTTAGTTTCTCATCAAGACTGCCAGCGACAGCTAGTGGAAATTCAAGAAACCTTCGCCACAGTGATGCAAGATAAATTGAAAAAGATGTGGGCCGCAAAGCTTGGACTCACCAATTTTGAACCGGAATTGTTCGGCGAACTCGAAATGCTGATGGCGCAAACGCCAGTTGATTACATCATCTTCTTCCGCGAGCTTTCGATGTTACCTGAGGAAATTGGACCGCTTAAGAAAAGCTTTTATAACAAAAACGACACTGAAAGAATGAACTCACGCTGGTCAAATTGGTTCACGAAGTGGAGAGTGTTGATTGATTCATCTCCCATCAGCTCGCATGATTTATTGTCCGCCCAGATGAAACTCGTAAACCCAAAATATATTTTACGAGAGTGGTTTCTTGTGCCTGCGTATCAACAAGCAGCTGAGGGTAACTACTCTTTAATTCGAGAGCTGAATGAAGTGATGACTGATCCGTATGCCGAGCAATCAGTGGATGTTGAGAAGAAATATTATAAGCTCAAGCCGACCGAGCTGTTTAATGTGGGCGGAGTCTCGCATTTTAGCTGCTCGTCTTGA
- the tadA gene encoding Flp pilus assembly complex ATPase component TadA produces the protein MEKSYTLRPVAVRPTTASDVVDYIISTALKLKASDIHLAPNFPTPELPDRYLLRYRVNGKLRIVRAIFLTNIYNEVIARIKVLAEMSPDTGVPADGQLVVTTAPPMSNSSNSGIDVSETFVLRISTIPSQGVDELVMRVQRNVFSKLSIEQLQMTSVMRERLRKVILQKSGLIVLNGPAGSGKTTTIYSIINSLASPKKKIITAEDPVETRLPYVNHTQVNSKTSFALLSRAFMRQDADIIFLGEVRDEESVI, from the coding sequence ATGGAAAAGTCATATACGTTGCGTCCAGTCGCAGTTCGCCCAACCACAGCATCTGATGTGGTAGATTATATTATCTCTACGGCGCTGAAGTTGAAGGCGAGCGATATCCACCTCGCACCAAACTTTCCTACACCCGAATTGCCGGACCGTTATCTTTTGCGCTACCGAGTGAACGGAAAACTTCGAATTGTACGAGCGATTTTTCTCACAAACATTTACAATGAGGTTATCGCTCGAATCAAAGTTCTTGCAGAGATGTCTCCCGATACCGGCGTGCCGGCCGACGGCCAGCTAGTCGTGACGACAGCACCACCGATGTCTAACAGTTCGAATAGCGGCATTGACGTTTCTGAAACTTTTGTTCTTCGAATCTCGACAATACCAAGCCAGGGTGTTGATGAACTCGTCATGCGAGTGCAGCGCAATGTTTTTAGCAAGCTCTCGATAGAACAACTACAGATGACCTCGGTTATGCGTGAACGATTAAGGAAAGTAATCCTACAAAAATCTGGATTGATCGTCTTAAATGGACCAGCTGGATCAGGAAAAACCACTACGATATACTCGATCATTAATTCTCTCGCGTCGCCGAAGAAAAAAATTATTACCGCCGAAGATCCCGTGGAAACACGACTTCCATACGTAAATCACACACAGGTAAACAGTAAGACAAGTTTCGCGCTCCTCAGCCGGGCTTTTATGCGCCAAGATGCGGATATAATTTTTTTAGGAGAAGTTCGCGACGAAGAGTCAGTGATCTAG